The window GAACTCCAAATGAGGGGAATTGATGATCATAATGTTGTCTAAGCAGTAGTTCAGCTTCAGCTCGGGGTTAACAGTCTATCCATTACCATTGTTAAGctttttttaaagtgaaaaaactttatgaatatatagtttttttgttgttgttgttgtagtaaTAAGGTTGATACCTAGAACCTTGTGTAGACTATCCAGACCCTCCACCATTTAACTAACAACCCTAATGGGTTAAAAAGCAAATTATATGAAATAGAAAACTAAGAATGTATCAATAGTCAATAGTGGTAACAAGGTTAAAACCTAGAACCTTGTCTAAACTACCTTGACCTTCCATCGTTAAGCCGGCTGTAATGgattaaaaaacatattgtaTGAATTGAACATAAGAATGTATTTTTAGTTAGTGTTGTTATTCAAGATTATAAGGtcctttaatattatatatatatatatatatatatatatatatatatatatatatatatatatatatatatatatatatatatatatatatatatataaatccaaATTTGATATCACTGTATTCATAGTTAATctagacaaaaacaaaattgtcagATGAgacttgtcaatttttttacaaataatctTATGTGATAATTATTGGACTTTTTTTATACTGAtagtgtaaaattaaaataggtaAAGTCTACTTTCTTCATCTTTATGTCTTGAGGGTTAATTCCATAACTTTCAGATATATCTTGCttctaaaaaaatctaaaaaatttaattaattaattagtgtaaCTTCTACCtttgtttttattgaaatagTGTAAGTTAACAATGGATAATCAAATTTAGAGAGAAGTTGACTTCTTCATTGTTGACTTATTTATTTACAACTAAGGGTTTGTTTGGAGACAAACAAAACTTTTAAGTTTGAGGTGTgggtataaataaatttgagagaaaaaaggaGTTAGAAAGGCATATTGGGCCAAAAAGAAGTCAAGTGAAACaatcataaataaatgaatttcaggccaagaaaaatatgaaaacgaTTGTCATTCCAAGGCAAGGAATTTAGAAAGTTATGGGAAAACAAAAATCTATGATGTGAAAGATACAAGTTTTAGTTTAAGGATTCATTTATCAATCGATTGAGCCTAAATGACTTTCTTGTCTACCTTTACCCATTACGATTAATAAACCTCTCAAAGAAATTCGATTTttgtattgaaattttttagaatCCTTGCAAATTTCTTATAGGAATTGATTTTCTTGAAATAAAAGTGCAAATGCAAGCTCACACATGTACACTAGAGTGAGGCACCGTGGGAAGAAAGAGATCTTGAAATTCATgctttgacattttatcttattaatttgtTCTTACTGGTGTTGAATAGTTAAGTAATATGAATGACTTGTCATGCGACCATTCGTGATATAGCAAAACGACAACAAGTAGAATAAGCAATTGAACCAATATTGGAAATCATGCACATATAATTTCCTCTCGAAATTATTGTTTTGCTTGAAGACAAGCAGAGTTCTTAGTTTGGGTTGTGATAATTGATATTTGATGAATTTATATGCATGATTTCATCGgcatgaggaaaaaaaatttaaaacatttatctaggctaaaaaaaaataccaccatacttttttaaatatgtatacCGCCACAATTATATGTCAAATTCTTAAATAATAGAGTCCAAAGAAAATCCAAATTCTCatcaccaaaaaaggaaaaaaaatactagctaAAATCGAGACCATTCGGTATCGTTGTATGACCAAGATTACACTTCTCACCTCTCAATAGTTGATAATATGAAACcttgacaaaataattaatattcattcACCATTTATCAtggcataaaaaaattgaatgactaGATCCAACAAACAAAAGCACACAACCATTAACATATACActaaaatatgatataattaCTCAACAAAAGAACTACGACAGGAAAAAGAACCAATGCCTTGGTTTGAAGCTTAAAGCTATTCATAATTCTTTGAGCGATGTCACGCTTTAAAGGTGGCAAATGGATCACCTGAATCAGGGTTGGCCAACGGGCTACGATGTGTAGAGTAAGTTGGATTGACCCGACCCAAATTTTTAATAGGCTATATATTTGTTGGCTCGAGCTAACCCATCATATGGATGTTGTAAGGTGCATCCCgcattttctcatttttctaattttgccCTTCACTCTTATGAATTTTTATGGAAGAACATCTTctgtaagagtttttttttttttgttcttccgTAGGATTCTTACGGAAGATGTTCTTCTGTAACCTCTTACATAAGAAgttctttcataaaaaaaaaactcttatggaagaacttcttccgttagagtttttattttattttattttttacagaaaaacTTCCTTTGTAGGATTCTTATGGAAGAGGTTcttccgtaaaaaaaaaaactcttatagAAGAagtttttctgtaaaaaaaaaaactcttacgGAAGAGGTTCTTCCGTAAACTcttacggaagaagttcttccgtattttttttttgaaaaatatttgtgacgaattaatttgaaattaatggtCAAAGCAAGACTCGAACACTTTCATATTATTAGCACAATGATCTAACCAACTGttgtaatagtaaatattttttatttaaaaaaatatacatattaaataatttgtatgatttatattaaaattaattgtcacaaaatttattatttaaatttacatgcgctTCAaaaatacattagaaattttagggTTATgtataacaatattatttattttgactcATTAGCTCAATTGATTACAACGTTgtattaataatatgaaaatcacAAATTCGAGTCTAACTTTTAATTACGGggacaaattttgaaaaatgaaaaaaatactagaTGTACCAGCAATACACTGGATGAACCTAGCAACACCCTGAGATCAAACTAAACTAAAttggttctgttttttttttcagacaaAATTTAAGACAATTACTATATCTACTCCCCTTATATACTAATACACTCCCTTcttctcaattattttttccaaaCTACCCTTAAAATACACTCCCCCATCTCTTTCTTtcccaatttaattatttttcaaaatatgtgcACACCCCTTCCTTATAACTCTTTCAACAACCAAAGGATATGGCAACACAAAACTAAGTCTCATACAACTTGCACATTTGTACAATTTAATTACCCCTTGATCATCATTGTGGCTCTCGAACAAAGGAGCAGGTTTTTGCTATTCATGATAGATGTGGAATAACTCTTCAAAGAGGTGCTAtctaatcaaatataaataattgattcaCATGCATTTGGAGGTATATCGGTTGAAGATACAAAGGACATGAGTGGTGTGTAAAGAGCTAAGATGAAGGGTATCTCAAAGCCCAACAACATAGaagattcttttattttatatatggtcCCTAGCAGATTAGTCCATTGTCATTTACCTCGTCGTAGGTGAAACCCCTTATCGGAAACATAATGAGAAGTAATAGTGCAAACCAATCATAGAAGGAAGAAATAATTCCATTGTTATTtgctgaaaataattaattaaattggagAGAAAGAGTTATACAGAAGGGGGAGGGTGTgtacattttttgaaaaataattaaattggggGAGAAAAGAGACACTAGAGtttggggaaaaaaaataaaaaaggggagTATACAGGGAAAGTGGATATAACAATTGCCAAATTTAAGTGTTCAGTCTTACCTAATTTATGGTCTTTCAAACTGACCCATAAAGTCAATGCCAATTTTCTACCCGTATCACTCACAAGAATATAACATATTTTGGTATAGATCATcaggatttttttattagagacaATTTTATTGAAGTTGGATAAAATAACTATACAATAATATAacatgaatatataataaattgtacatgacaaaacaaaaaattatatatatttgaaaaactcacataaaaatattttgaaaagatataaaataattaagtggtTAAGAAAAAGACAAGAAAGAAATGATGGTGGGTTCGATTTCCTAATAACAAAAATcaacaattaacatttttcaataaaaaaatataaatatcacatATAGTTTAACCCCaactaattttgaatatttttcctTCATATTCCACTCcttttatgataataattattgatttttattttttaaaatatatatatatatatatatactctctTGAATTCTATATTAATATTGCTACTTAactctattttctttatatataccgACCACGTTTCTTTCTGGAGCGATGAAGGAGGCACAAGATGTCTGGATGGAGTTTAGTTCTGTCGAAGCATTAACTGAGGACTCAACCAACTTCAGCTACTGTTCACATCAAACATTCAAGAGCCCTTCTTTTTTGGGCCTTATGGTGTGCTGAACATTGTAGTTTTCagcattttcaataaaaaataacgtACTTTTACcaaagttatttaaattttgggaCCAACAAGAAAGGTTGTAATCTGGTAGCTCTTCTGGCTGAAATTTCTTCAGAACTAACAGAGGCTGACATGATGTGTATGTGCTAAGGTCTGATCTGGATGTAACAACTCTGCTCTAATTGTCACGATGCTCTTCACCTCTTACAAAATAAATTCTGGTAAATGGCCActttattactttaaaaaaatgaatttttttttgtctgattATACAATTTAACGACGAACTGATGATATTAGAATTTTATAacctaatattaaattaattcttaaatattataatttattaataaaatagtcccataaaataaagatatgatGTAGTTATCGtatttttttgtgtatatatttagaaattaaattaaaatttttgttttttcaaaaacaccaaatttttactgttttacatgttcaaaatttacccacttttttttttcatgtcaaGTCTTATAAATCTAATCGATGCAATTGAACTTCTCTAAAAATATACCAAGTCTATAAAAtctcatacattttaaaaactaattgagAGTTTATTAATATTACTGCATTCTAAtatactatttaaaatatattaaaatttttactaTTTGAATATAGATTTACAAATATCTAAATCATCCCGTCCAACTTTATGcaattgaaaatcaaattggTTAACTTATTAGTCGAAACTTAAATCAGTACTTAgatcatatattattttaaggATTCTGAATTTAAATCCTAAACATATAACTGCGTTAagtatttaaagaattttttttatcatatataataattaataattttatgtagGTCAAATAAGATTCTCTTTAGAGAAAAATacctataatttataaaaaattatactattcaACCCACCTTTATGGTGACGTTGATTccaattcaaaatctttaaaatGGCGCGGCTTCTCAAATTGTCATCCATGaatatgaaacataaaaattaaactcaatgaTCTTAAAATAATATGTGCCCTTAAATCAATATGGTTgccttaaaaacaaaacacttaAAAGACTTGTGAGAGCTGACACATCACACATCACTTCCACTAACTGGCCTGCAACgaaaaactattaaatcatATCATTTGCAGTATTATagtgttgatttttattttttatatattaagttttgaTTACACTTTTATTTATAGAAGCTAGTAATAACTTTATATTGTCTTTTACAAGGGCTATAATCCATGCATAAATATAATGACTTTATCCATATCATGGCCACTCGCCAATCTTAGAGTTTTCTTCCTGCTCTACTAgtggctttttctttttgtgaacTTTATTAAAACATTGggcagtgttttttttttttttttgagttaacACGCCCTGCATTAGTTATGAATATGACTAGAATACTCCTTATATGACTTTGACAATTCTACTTCTTTGAgttagccttttttttttttatagataatttgAGTTAGCTTTTAAGAATTAGGTTCAACTCAATTTTTATACGGTATCATAATATATTCAATCTTAATGATAGGCTACTTGTAAATGTGAAGTTCTCCAAACTTTATATGTCTAGTACTGTGTGTGAAGGTGTATTAAGATGTCCtaaattatttaagaatatAATCAGAATACTCCCTATAGTAGGTGTAACTGTAAAGTTGCGTCATGCATGGTTATATCAGTCTCCCATACCCATCACATAGCGAGGAGTCTAGAATACTCTCTGTAAGATGTTTGTTATACTTTTCAGTGTTATTACTactataaataattgaaaataatttggaAGTAGGTACAAGTAGGGGTTCCGGTAGAATTCCTCACTTCTCAATAGTCCTATTTTTCTGACAACCATATTGATTTCTTTGACTTTGTGAACCTTTGTTAATCTACATTTTCATATTGTTCCTCCTAAAGTGTGGCTCAAGTGTTTGGTATTGTTGCACTGTCTTCATTAATAGTTACTGTGTTACTAACCAAACTTTTTATATAATGAGTTGGCTTTGTAGGAAGGCTTCAACAGACCATATTCTTCTACCAACCTAATGCATACTCTCTCACACTCCCACTAGCATATTCTCTCACACTCCCACTAgcataaacacacacacacacacacacacacactcacacaaaATTCACAATGAGCTGTCTTCTTCAACCTAATGCTAGTGATTGTGAACCAAACAATAGCTCTAAAATTCTGCCACCCCTTTCAGAATTTGAGACCTCATTTGAGGTAGAAAAGATCAAATCAGTAGAAACTGGTAAAGATGGCGAGGAAGATCAAGAGGAGGGTGTTTTCTTGACGTGGGAGGATTTGTGGGTGACAGTTTCAAATGGAAAAAATGGAAGGAAGCCAATACTTCAGGGTCTAAAAGGCTATGCCAAACCAGGGAAACTATTGGCAATAATGGGTCCTTCTGGTTGTGGCAAGTCAACACTTCTTGATGCTTTAGCAGGTAATCTTATTTGGATGATCGTTTTGACCCTGTAGCTTTCATGGTTTTAGGATCAAACTATGTAAAGACTTTGACATTATGACATAAATTGTACTTCACGGGTCTGATAATGATATAAGAATCGTATTATAATTGACGTATGTACTTATATATCACAAATTATATTTGTCAACTATTAATGTCACTAAAGTATATTTTGCACGAGTAGTCGAGTACACATTTTGTACCACGTGTATAAGTACTTTTgaattataaaatgtaattaGTTACACGGGTCTCCCCCCTAGTTTCATATATTGCTTTGatagtttaattatatttataatgttgCATTACAGGAAAGATGATCACTAGCAATACAAGTGACACTTTTCTTTTAacactttttatataattgatttaaatttattaaaaattataaaataagaagtgagattcaaaaaaaaaattatgatttttaatagatttcaactaataataaataataaatagtgtttaaaaaaatatgtcagATAGTATGCTCAAGAGAATCCATGCTTACCATGATTGCACTAGCTAGTACATAATCTTTTGAATAACTCCatgtaaaataagataaaatcaaaggaaaagaaagaaaaattgcaATACTTTTCCAAGGTTACTATCTCTGCACACCCTTttgcgtaaaaaaaaaaaagctataaaCTTCATGAACATCACAATATCCTACACTTCATATGAAATTGCAGGAAGATTAGGTTCAAAGACAAAGCAAACAGGGAAGATCTTAATCAATGGAAGGAAACAAGCACTAGCTTATGGAGCATCTGTAAGAATATTTTGCTAGTCAAAGAGAATTGATGAGTCATTTTCTTACACATACATGGAGTCTATTAAACTTTCGTCTTCCTCTTACCATTGAAATCAGGCATATGTAACAGAAGATGATACTATTTTGACAACTCTAACAGTCAAAGAAGCTGTATACTACTCAGCTTACCTTCAATTGCCAGATTCCATGTCCAAGTCAGAAAAACAGGAGAGAGCTGATTTCACAATAAGAGAAATGGGTCTGCATGATGCCATTAACACCAGAATTGGAGGGTGGGGTTCTAAAGGCGCTAGTGGCGGGCAAAAGAGGAGAGTTAGCATTTGCATTGAGATCTTAACACATCCAAGGCTTCTCTTCCTTGATGAACCAACTAGTGGACTTGATAGCGCAGCTTCTTATCATGTTATGAGTAGAATATCCAACTTGAACAAAAAGGATGGCATTCAAAGGACTATTATTGCATCAATCCATCAGCCAAGTAATGaaatttttcaacttttccaCAACCTTTGCCTTCTGTCTTCTGGGAAAACAGTTTACTTTGGACCTACTTCTGCTGCAAATAAGGTAGGAAACTACAACCACTTTTTGGTTTTCCACATATCAATTTGTTTCTGAAAACCAATGAGTgattgacttttattttttggccGCAGTTTTTCTCATCAAATGGTTTTCCCTGCCCAAGTCTTCATAGTCCTTCAGATCACTTCGTAAAAACCATTAACAAGGATTTTGAACAGGTAAGTAGAGACTATATAATACTAGCTTTAGAACTTTTCTAAACTGATGTGGTCATGTGGATAGGGGGGCCATAGTTAGGCTTTTAGCTTCCAATTGTTTTCACTCTCTAATCTTTAGTACAAATTGCTTCAGTTTTCAGCTGGCTCTATCAACCGATTCACCCTTCATTTGCAGGACCCTGAGAAAGGATTAGCCGGAGGGCTAAGTACAGAAGAAGCAATTCATGTTCTTGCTAAATCATATGATTCATCTAAGATTTGTCACCAAGTTCAAAAGGAAATAGCCCAAACAAAGAAAAGGGTGAGTCTAGCTACACCCTTAGAAGGATGGAAAGGgataaaaatagaggaaaagtCTTGCTAAAACTAAAAAGAACATTGATTTCTCCTAACAAGGCCCTATCATAACATGGACTTCATAAATATAAAGCAAGTAATTTTGGTGCAAGAGAAATCTAtattgtttttagaaaaaatgaaaagtatgtGTGCTTGGACCACTAAAAATCTTCGACGAACAAATGGATGCAGGACTCGGACACAATGGATGAGAAATGCCATGCTGACTTTTTCACCCAATGTCTCATTCTTACAAGAAGATCTTTCGTGAACATGTATCGCGAAGTAGGTTATTACTGGTTACGCCTACTTATCTATGGTGCCTTGGCTTTAAGTCTTGGTACCATGTTCTTTGACATTGGTTCAAGCAGTGAATCAATTCAGGTAAAACATGGAGTGAGGCAGAGTATGAGTTATAATGCACAAACTTGAACATAAGCtagtttatcatttttatgtcaTAATCCCAAGAAAAGCTAATTTTGAAGACTAATGTTGATGGTTTCAGGCCAGAGGTTCATTGCTTGTGTTTGTTGTTACATTCCTGACCTTCATAACTGTTGGAGGGTTCCCTTCTTTTGTGGAGGAAATGAAGGTAAAGTAGTTTCTCTATAAGGATTATGATGCTTGGACATTCTCATTTTATTATCCTCATGGATGGGGAGAAACTGAGTTTCTTTGTGTGATTATAATCTTAGCCTTTTGGACACTTAAAAGCACTCTCTTGTGATTTAGATGCTTGATCAATAATACGTGACACTATTCACATTACTGAATTTTTTTAGTGACATATCTCTTGGATCTTTGAGTAGGTGTTTGAAAGAGAAAGACTCAATGGGCATTATGGTGTCACTGCATTTACCATCGGCAACACATTATCCTCTGTTCCATTTTTGCTGTTGATGTCATTGATCCCAGGAGCACTGGTTTATTACCTAGTTGGACTTCACCAAGGACACGAACATTTTGTGTACTTTATATTTATGCTTTTCACTTCAGTCTTCTTGGTCGAGGGTCTCATGATGATTGTTGCGAGCATGGTTCCCAATTTCTTGATGGGTATAATCGTTGGTTCTGGAATTCTGGGCATAATGATGTTAGATGGTGGATTCTATAGGCTTCCAAGTGACATTCCTAAGCCCTTTTGGAGATACCCTTTGCACTACATTTCCTTCCACAAGTATGCCTACCAAGGATTGTTCAAGAATGAGTTTCAAGGTCTAACATTCCCTAGCAATCAAGTTGGAGCACACATGACAATTCATGGTGAACATATTCTGAGACACATATGGCAAATGGAAGTGAATTATTCAAAGTGGGTGGATGTTGGTATCTTGGTAGGAATGGCAGTACTATATCGAATTCTATTTTTGGTTATCATCAAGAGCTTTGAGAAGGTGAAGCCTATTTCCTCAGCATTAAATTGTCCCCAAACAAACTTTGGGTTAACCAAAGTGACAAGGAGCAGTGAGATTGATTAGCTTGTAATCCAAGGCAGAGTAATCATATATGGTTGAGATATCCCATTAAGAGCTGCAGAATTGTGGTGTGGCAATATGTTATGTACTAGGCATATCAATTTTACCAAGGAATCTGAAGTTTACAAGATGGTGGAATTTTATGAATTAAGCTTGATTATATACATGagatttgtaaatatttatttgtgatCCCTGTGCATGTTGAAGAATATTATAAAGTTTGTTGTGAGATAAACGTTGAGCAATAATTGCCATTGTATGATTCACAAAACTATCTAACATTAGGAAAGGCAGAAGCATTCTTTTTCTGTGTACCAGTCCAGTTTTTGGGACTTTTTGTGTATGTTTGTGATGTGTATTTCTTGaaattgtaagttttttttttaataataatatgcaTGTTCCTTTTATCAAGTGATTATCACTCTTTCGATTGGTCTatttaaaaagaatcactttcgcgtttctttttattgttttgacaaagatgatgatgatgattattattagacttaaatatatttttaatattttaaatttgagtcatttttttagttctttaaatttaaaattatgtttttgttcttgaaatccacaaaatgtttttatttagtcATTTTGCATATTGTGAgtcaaacataaaataagagATTCATAATTTGTAACAATTATCGATAgtcataatttgattttttatttttcatttcaaagtATGCTTCTAGTGGTTAAAAATTGTCATGATCAAGTctgtaacaaaattaaaaacacattaaTCGCTTTAAAAAttgctttaatttattattgttgactTGATTTGGAGACttttaaacttataaaaaatcatactttaaaatataaaatcaaactttgacagtaaaaaatataaaaaaagatgtgAATATCTTATTTCCTGTTTGACTCTCTTTGcaaaatgactaaaaaaatattttatggatttcaagcacaaaaaaaaacaaattcaaatttaaaagactaaaaagaaagttacttacacttaaaaaattaaaaatatatttaagtcttattAATAATAGAGTTAAACAAGCTTTTGGTTGAGTGTTTTTTACTTtagtattttgaatttttttgttttaatccttgtgattatttttctttagttcCTATTATTAAGTCATAATTCATGACATAACAATGATGTTGATAATTGATTCACTTGTCATGTGATCAAGTAATCTtacttgtaatatattttttgataaattatgtttttaaatatgtaattaactAGTCTTGGTGTCaactgttttgaaaaaaaatgtaaatttataaacaaatttacATAAAAGGAGATTACATGGACTTTGTCAAACTCTTTCATAATGTAAcaaatctcttattttttatgaaacaaaagattatttaaaccttattattattgttatcattattAGCTATGGTTAATATTTGtctaattaaaaagataaattgttCCTgctttaaatgataaaatgtatttataataattatattcttttccAAAGTATAATTAGTGGTTTTACTATAAGTAACTAATTAGGCAGTTGaagttgttataaaaaattattccataAGTCGAGACTTGACGATTTATTATACCAAGAGAAGACCTAGACCACTATGTTCCTTAACATTGACTAGGGGTGTGTGGAAAACACCCCATCACAAAAATAAAACGTACCTTTACAAGAACTGTGAATAAGACGCATCCACCATAAGCAGGGGAGGATTTaagattcagaaaaaaaaaaataagagaacagGGGAGGTTCACTCAATGAGGATATTtagctttatttttcttaactattaATTAAGACATTTAATTCTCCAATAAAATTTTGCGTTATTCTATAAGTTTTGTTCTTTTGAAATAATCATAGAATTAATCATGTGTATTGCCAACTAAATtacatgtatttaattttattttaaaattaaaagagagtATGGGAGAAAATTTGTATATGGTGCATAAAGTAACACCTTGTCTTCTTCCATTACAATTTACAAAGCTAGTTAGCTCTTAGCACTTGGTGGGCCTCCAAGCCAATTAACCCTTCTTTCTCGTtagttcttcttttttccttttacagGTTTTCCTTGAACTCTATCATTTTAATAAtcctaattatatatttttataaactaaaaagtaaaatataacttTTCAGCAGCAATGTTTTAGTATGTATTTTTTGTTACCTAACACAACTTATAGTATGTACTTTCCTGAAAACACCACCTTATTTCTCCATCTTTAAAGGAATATACCAAtagttaattttcattttggataaaaaagtagcattgaag of the Glycine max cultivar Williams 82 chromosome 13, Glycine_max_v4.0, whole genome shotgun sequence genome contains:
- the LOC100789571 gene encoding ABC transporter G family member 1 isoform X2, giving the protein MSCLLQPNASDCEPNNSSKILPPLSEFETSFEVEKIKSVETGKDGEEDQEEGVFLTWEDLWVTVSNGKNGRKPILQGLKGYAKPGKLLAIMGPSGCGKSTLLDALAGRLGSKTKQTGKILINGRKQALAYGASAYVTEDDTILTTLTVKEAVYYSAYLQLPDSMSKSEKQERADFTIREMGLHDAINTRIGGWGSKGASGGQKRRVSICIEILTHPRLLFLDEPTSGLDSAASYHVMSRISNLNKKDGIQRTIIASIHQPSNEIFQLFHNLCLLSSGKTVYFGPTSAANKFFSSNGFPCPSLHSPSDHFVKTINKDFEQDPEKGLAGGLSTEEAIHVLAKSYDSSKICHQVQKEIAQTKKRDSDTMDEKCHADFFTQCLILTRRSFVNMYREVGYYWLRLLIYGALALSLGTMFFDIGSSSESIQARGSLLVFVVTFLTFITVGGFPSFVEEMKVFERERLNGHYGVTAFTIGNTLSSVPFLLLMSLIPGALVYYLVGLHQGHEHFVYFIFMLFTSVFLVEGLMMIVASMVPNFLMGIIVGSGILGIMMLDGGFYRLPSDIPKPFWRYPLHYISFHKYAYQGLFKNEFQGLTFPSNQVGAHMTIHGEHILRHIWQMEVNYSKWVDVGILVGMAVLYRILFLVIIKSFEKVKPISSALNCPQTNFGLTKVTRSSEID
- the LOC100789571 gene encoding ABC transporter G family member 1 isoform X1 yields the protein MSCLLQPNASDCEPNNSSKILPPLSEFETSFEVEKIKSVETGKDGEEDQEEGVFLTWEDLWVTVSNGKNGRKPILQGLKGYAKPGKLLAIMGPSGCGKSTLLDALAGRLGSKTKQTGKILINGRKQALAYGASAYVTEDDTILTTLTVKEAVYYSAYLQLPDSMSKSEKQERADFTIREMGLHDAINTRIGGWGSKGASGGQKRRVSICIEILTHPRLLFLDEPTSGLDSAASYHVMSRISNLNKKDGIQRTIIASIHQPSNEIFQLFHNLCLLSSGKTVYFGPTSAANKFFSSNGFPCPSLHSPSDHFVKTINKDFEQFSAGSINRFTLHLQDPEKGLAGGLSTEEAIHVLAKSYDSSKICHQVQKEIAQTKKRDSDTMDEKCHADFFTQCLILTRRSFVNMYREVGYYWLRLLIYGALALSLGTMFFDIGSSSESIQARGSLLVFVVTFLTFITVGGFPSFVEEMKVFERERLNGHYGVTAFTIGNTLSSVPFLLLMSLIPGALVYYLVGLHQGHEHFVYFIFMLFTSVFLVEGLMMIVASMVPNFLMGIIVGSGILGIMMLDGGFYRLPSDIPKPFWRYPLHYISFHKYAYQGLFKNEFQGLTFPSNQVGAHMTIHGEHILRHIWQMEVNYSKWVDVGILVGMAVLYRILFLVIIKSFEKVKPISSALNCPQTNFGLTKVTRSSEID